A stretch of the Chlorobiota bacterium genome encodes the following:
- a CDS encoding c-type cytochrome, with the protein MKANFIFFISLVYIACASSIKMPTEKNLVVAKFKWEDSNLEQLQRGYKLFTTNCGGCHGIPEPNNHTNKEWETIVPQMSKVSKLNDNESLDILKFIISAKTDTTKI; encoded by the coding sequence ATGAAAGCAAATTTTATTTTTTTTATCTCATTAGTTTATATTGCTTGTGCATCATCTATTAAAATGCCAACTGAAAAGAATTTAGTTGTCGCTAAATTTAAATGGGAAGATTCAAATTTAGAACAGTTGCAAAGAGGTTATAAATTATTTACTACAAATTGTGGTGGGTGTCATGGAATTCCTGAACCTAACAATCATACTAATAAAGAATGGGAGACGATAGTACCACAAATGTCAAAAGTATCTAAGCTTAATGATAATGAATCATTAGATATTTTGAAATTTATTATTTCAGCAAAAACTGATACAACAAAGATATAA
- the ftsZ gene encoding cell division protein FtsZ: MIELDNSKESHGAKIKIVGVGGGGGNAVGNMIERGLVGCEFIAVNTDMQALSSSKAHVKIQIGKKQTRGLGAGATPIIGRESAMEDQEELTQAVSHCDMIFVTAGMGGGTGTGAAPVVAEIARSQGSLVVGVVTKPFSWEGIKRMNHANDGIAELRKHVDTLIIIPNQKLTAVIDKKTSVKDAFNKVNDVLYDATKGISEIIMGQGIINVDFADVRAIMKDMGDAIMGTGVASGENRATEAAQNAISSPLLDGVSIAGSQGVLINITCSSDMPMIEIDEAVSVIQKAAGDDANVIFGLVYNEDLGDEMIVTVVATGFNKPNPNIVTENISKSLNIGKDEVLEVIKNNHNSNINHEEHKHNNYERKVISGNVPNGNEELDKYNKPAFERRNVGIYRGGFDISKINSDYQNSQNVSEEVDEVQEARKFEKPAFLRRIMD, translated from the coding sequence ATGATTGAATTAGACAACAGTAAAGAATCTCACGGAGCAAAAATCAAAATTGTAGGTGTTGGTGGTGGTGGCGGCAATGCTGTAGGCAACATGATTGAACGTGGGTTGGTCGGTTGCGAATTTATTGCAGTAAATACCGACATGCAAGCACTCTCATCAAGCAAAGCTCATGTGAAAATTCAAATTGGGAAAAAACAGACCAGGGGTCTTGGGGCTGGAGCAACCCCAATTATTGGAAGAGAATCTGCAATGGAAGATCAAGAGGAATTAACTCAAGCAGTCAGCCATTGTGATATGATTTTTGTTACAGCTGGTATGGGTGGTGGGACTGGTACAGGGGCTGCACCAGTGGTTGCTGAAATTGCAAGATCTCAAGGATCTTTGGTTGTTGGTGTAGTAACTAAGCCATTTTCTTGGGAAGGAATTAAAAGAATGAATCATGCTAATGATGGAATTGCAGAACTTCGAAAGCATGTAGATACTCTTATTATAATTCCAAATCAGAAATTAACCGCGGTTATAGACAAGAAAACCAGCGTTAAAGATGCATTTAATAAAGTGAATGATGTATTATACGATGCAACAAAAGGTATTTCTGAAATTATTATGGGTCAAGGAATTATCAATGTAGATTTTGCGGATGTAAGAGCTATCATGAAAGATATGGGTGATGCAATAATGGGTACTGGAGTTGCCAGTGGTGAAAACAGAGCAACTGAAGCAGCTCAAAATGCAATTTCATCTCCACTTTTAGATGGAGTTTCTATCGCCGGATCTCAAGGAGTTCTTATTAACATTACTTGCTCATCTGATATGCCAATGATTGAAATAGATGAAGCAGTTAGTGTAATTCAAAAAGCAGCAGGTGATGATGCTAATGTAATTTTCGGATTGGTATACAATGAAGATCTTGGTGATGAAATGATTGTAACTGTAGTTGCAACTGGGTTTAACAAACCTAATCCAAATATAGTTACTGAAAACATTTCAAAATCATTAAACATTGGGAAAGATGAAGTACTTGAAGTAATAAAAAATAATCACAATTCAAACATCAACCATGAAGAACATAAACACAATAACTATGAAAGAAAAGTTATTTCAGGTAATGTTCCAAATGGCAATGAAGAGCTTGATAAATACAACAAACCAGCCTTTGAAAGAAGAAATGTAGGTATTTATAGAGGTGGATTTGATATTTCAAAAATTAATTCTGATTATCAAAATAGTCAGAATGTTAGTGAAGAAGTAGATGAAGTACAAGAGGCTCGTAAGTTCGAGAAGCCTGCTTTTCTAAGAAGGATAATGGATTAA